A genomic window from Cupriavidus basilensis includes:
- a CDS encoding ABC transporter substrate-binding protein produces the protein MKRLLSLSISAAVAAMLCAGAASAQSLSIAFADPLSSLDPQLNNHAGDRSVDLHFWDLLIENKDNKLQPGLALSWKALDDKTWEFKLRRDVKWQDGKPFGAQDVIFSYQRARNVPGSVASYAGYLRTIESMNAKDPYTLVIKTNIPNPDLPLNLASIHIVSKHVGEKSSTEDYNSGRAVVGTGPYKFISYTPGDRVMMARNDGYWGGKPAWQQVSYRYINNGPARTAALLSGDVDVIDKVSVSDLAKLKQSPSISVFPYAGLRVMLLQPSFKPGPNPYITDNAGKPLDQNPLLDVRVRRALSLAINRQAVVGRILQNTASVANQWMPKNTFGYNPEVKDIPFDPEQARKLLAEAGFKDGFKLTIHAPNDRYPQGPETAQAVAQFWTRIGVKTQVEVVPWSVYSGRANKNEYAVSMLAWGNGTGEASYALVNVLATVDAKKGLGASNWGHYSNPAVDKALDESTAEFDVPKREAILRRSVKLVSDDVGVLPLYHYQNIWAARKGLKVAPMTSDRTAAMMVTRDGK, from the coding sequence ATGAAACGCCTGCTGTCCCTCTCGATCAGCGCCGCCGTTGCCGCCATGCTCTGCGCCGGCGCGGCCAGCGCGCAGTCCCTGTCAATCGCGTTTGCCGATCCGCTTTCGTCGCTGGACCCGCAGCTCAACAACCATGCCGGCGACCGCTCCGTCGACCTGCATTTCTGGGACCTGCTGATCGAAAACAAGGACAACAAGCTGCAGCCGGGGCTGGCCCTGTCGTGGAAAGCGCTGGACGACAAGACCTGGGAGTTCAAGCTGCGCCGCGACGTGAAGTGGCAAGACGGCAAGCCCTTCGGCGCGCAAGACGTGATCTTCTCCTACCAGCGCGCGCGCAACGTGCCGGGCAGCGTGGCGTCGTACGCGGGCTACCTGCGCACCATCGAGTCGATGAATGCCAAGGATCCGTACACCCTGGTCATCAAGACCAATATCCCCAACCCGGATCTGCCCCTGAACCTGGCCTCGATCCACATCGTCAGCAAGCACGTCGGCGAGAAGTCCAGCACCGAGGACTACAACAGCGGCCGCGCCGTGGTTGGCACCGGTCCGTACAAGTTCATCTCCTACACGCCAGGCGATCGCGTGATGATGGCGCGCAATGATGGCTACTGGGGCGGCAAGCCAGCCTGGCAGCAGGTCAGCTACCGCTACATCAACAACGGCCCGGCACGCACCGCCGCGCTGTTGTCCGGCGACGTCGATGTGATCGACAAAGTCTCGGTGTCGGACCTGGCCAAGCTCAAGCAATCGCCCAGCATCAGCGTGTTTCCCTATGCCGGCCTGCGCGTGATGCTGCTGCAGCCCAGCTTCAAGCCCGGCCCCAATCCGTACATCACTGACAACGCCGGCAAGCCGCTGGACCAGAACCCGTTGCTGGACGTGCGTGTGCGCCGCGCCCTGTCGCTCGCCATCAACCGGCAGGCGGTGGTGGGCCGCATCCTGCAGAACACCGCTAGCGTGGCCAACCAGTGGATGCCGAAAAACACCTTCGGCTACAACCCGGAGGTCAAGGACATCCCCTTCGATCCGGAGCAAGCCAGGAAGCTGCTGGCCGAGGCCGGGTTCAAGGATGGCTTCAAGCTGACCATCCACGCCCCCAACGACCGCTATCCGCAAGGCCCGGAGACGGCGCAGGCGGTTGCCCAGTTCTGGACCCGCATCGGCGTCAAGACCCAGGTGGAAGTGGTGCCCTGGTCGGTCTACTCTGGCCGCGCCAACAAGAACGAGTACGCGGTTAGCATGCTGGCCTGGGGTAACGGCACCGGCGAGGCCAGCTATGCGCTGGTCAACGTGCTGGCCACCGTGGATGCCAAGAAGGGCCTGGGCGCCTCCAACTGGGGCCACTACAGCAACCCGGCCGTGGACAAGGCCCTGGACGAATCCACCGCTGAGTTCGATGTGCCCAAGCGCGAGGCCATCCTGCGCCGCTCGGTCAAGCTGGTGTCGGACGACGTAGGCGTGCTTCCGCTCTACCACTACCAGAACATCTGGGCCGCCAGGAAGGGCCTGAAGGTGGCGCCGATGACCAGCGACCGCACCGCGGCGATGATGGTCACCCGCGACGGCAAGTGA